A DNA window from Oncorhynchus clarkii lewisi isolate Uvic-CL-2024 unplaced genomic scaffold, UVic_Ocla_1.0 unplaced_contig_5071_pilon_pilon, whole genome shotgun sequence contains the following coding sequences:
- the LOC139396435 gene encoding serine palmitoyltransferase 3-like, translating into GCLILSDELNHTSLILGARLSGATIWVFKHNNMQSLERLLREAVCSGQPRTHRPWRKILIMVEGIYSMEGSVVRLPDIVALKKKYKAYLYLDEAHSIGAVGPTGRGVTELFGLDPSDIDVMMGTFTKSFGAAGGYIAGKKELVDYLRSHSHSAVYASAMSPPVTEQILRAMKCIMGLDGTTVGQARVHQLAENTRYFRSRLQEMGFIIYGNDDSPVVPILLYMPGKVVAFSRAMLKRKIGVVVVGFPATPITEARARFCLSAAHTKAMLDQVLFDLNELGDDLCLKFSRRKYSPRPQQHNNNDDTDFELDS; encoded by the exons acATGCAGAGCCTGGAGCGTCTGTTGAGGGAGGCGGTGTGTAGTGGGCAGCCTCGGACCCACCGGCCCTGGAGGAAGATCCTGATCATGGTGGAAGGAATCTACAG TATGGAGGGGTCGGTGGTGCGTCTGCCAGACATCGTAGCCCTGAAGAAGAAGTACAAGGCCTACCTTTACCTGGACGAGGCTCACAGTATCGGGGCGGTGGGGCCGACAGGGAGGGGTGTGACAGAACTGTTTGGTCTGGACCCCTCAGACATCGACGTCATGATGGGAACATTCACCAAGAGTTTCGGGGCTGCAGGAGGATACATCGCTGGGAAAAAG GAGCTGGTCGACTACCTGCGTAGCCACTCCCACAGTGCGGTGTACGCCTCGGCCATGTCTCCTCCCGTCACAGAACAGATCCTGAGAGCCATGAAATGCATCATGGGGCTGGATGGAACCACCGTGG GTCAGGCCAGGGTGCACCAGCTGGCAGAGAACACACGCTACTTCAGGTCTCGTCTTCAAGAGATGGGCTTCATCATCTATGGTAACGATGATTCTCCTGTGGtcccaattctgctctacatgccaGGAAAAGTTGT GGCTTTCTCTCGCGCCATGCTGAAGAGGAAgataggagtggtggtggtagggtTCCCTGCTACGCCCATCACAGAGGCACGGGCCcgcttctgtctgtctgctgcacACACCAAGGCCATGCTCGACCAG GTGTTGTTTGATCTGAACGAGTTAGGAGATGATTTGTGTCTGAAGTTCTCCCGGAGGAAATATTCTCCTCgtccacaacaacacaacaacaacgaCGACACAGACTTTGAGCTGGACAGTTAG